One window of Sphingomonas sp. KC8 genomic DNA carries:
- a CDS encoding SufD family Fe-S cluster assembly protein — translation MTILSVPTAKLEAWRYSDIDAVASVWPVAAAEEIRVAAGESAVRLIAQTADAGGVTIEDYAVDVAAGGRCAFFVLNVGGRLGRIAIDVTLHDGAHFELGGAIVGGTGQTLEIVTTVRHVEPNATSNQIVRSVLAGQGTGSFLGKVAVARDAQKTDAVQSVKAMLLDRTATANAKPELEIYADDVKCAHGATVGELDKQALFYLESRGLPPVEAKALLLQAFIAGAFVGLDDDDARGRLEAGALAALEALL, via the coding sequence GTGACGATTCTGTCTGTTCCCACCGCCAAACTCGAAGCGTGGCGCTATAGCGACATCGACGCGGTGGCGAGCGTGTGGCCGGTGGCTGCGGCGGAAGAGATTCGCGTGGCGGCTGGCGAAAGCGCGGTGCGGCTGATCGCGCAGACGGCGGACGCGGGTGGCGTGACGATCGAGGATTATGCCGTCGATGTGGCGGCGGGCGGGCGGTGCGCCTTTTTCGTCCTCAACGTCGGCGGGCGGCTCGGCCGGATCGCGATCGACGTGACCTTGCATGATGGCGCGCATTTCGAACTGGGCGGCGCGATTGTCGGCGGCACCGGGCAGACGTTGGAAATCGTCACCACCGTTCGCCATGTCGAGCCGAACGCGACGAGCAACCAGATCGTGCGATCGGTGCTGGCGGGGCAGGGCACGGGCAGCTTTCTGGGCAAGGTGGCCGTCGCGCGCGATGCGCAGAAGACCGATGCCGTGCAATCGGTGAAGGCGATGCTGCTCGATCGCACCGCGACCGCCAATGCCAAGCCCGAACTGGAAATCTACGCCGACGATGTGAAGTGCGCGCATGGCGCGACGGTGGGCGAACTCGACAAGCAGGCTTTGTTCTACCTTGAAAGCCGGGGCTTGCCGCCGGTGGAAGCCAAGGCCTTGTTGTTGCAGGCGTTCATTGCCGGTGCGTTTGTCGGGCTGGACGATGATGACGCGCGCGGGCGGCTGGAAGCCGGGGCGCTGGCGGCGTTGGAGGCGTTGTTGTGA
- a CDS encoding pyrimidine 5'-nucleotidase, which yields MLPALAHVDCWIFDLDNTLYPASADLFGLIDARMGQFIQNLLGVDPQEARRIQKSFFVEHGTTLNGLMATYGIEPRGFLDFVHDIEMDAIAEDRRLVKAVAQLPGRKLIFTNGEEGYARRVLARLGLGESFEAVHDIHACAYQPKPDPASYDAMCAALAVRPETALFVEDMARNLRPAKALGMTTVWVNNGSDYGGHEHHPDYIDYEIAEVGEWLEQILRTKI from the coding sequence ATGCTGCCCGCGCTCGCCCATGTCGATTGCTGGATCTTCGATCTGGACAACACGCTCTACCCGGCGTCGGCGGACCTGTTCGGGCTGATCGATGCGCGGATGGGGCAGTTCATCCAGAATCTGCTGGGCGTGGACCCGCAAGAAGCGCGGCGCATCCAGAAAAGCTTTTTTGTCGAGCATGGCACGACGCTCAATGGCCTGATGGCGACGTACGGCATCGAACCGCGCGGCTTCCTGGATTTCGTCCATGATATCGAAATGGACGCGATCGCCGAGGATCGCCGGCTGGTCAAAGCGGTGGCGCAGCTGCCGGGGCGCAAGCTGATCTTCACCAATGGCGAAGAGGGGTATGCGCGGCGCGTGCTCGCCCGTCTCGGCCTGGGTGAGAGCTTTGAAGCCGTGCACGACATCCACGCCTGCGCCTATCAGCCCAAGCCCGATCCGGCGAGCTATGACGCGATGTGCGCAGCACTCGCCGTGCGGCCCGAAACGGCGCTGTTCGTCGAGGACATGGCCCGCAACCTCAGGCCCGCCAAGGCGCTGGGCATGACGACGGTGTGGGTGAATAACGGGTCGGACTATGGCGGCCACGAGCACCACCCCGATTATATCGATTACGAGATCGCCGAAGTCGGCGAATGGCTGGAACAGATATTGAGGACCAAGATATGA
- the sufC gene encoding Fe-S cluster assembly ATPase SufC: MLKIENLHAEVDGKAILKGLSLSLNPGEIHAIMGPNGAGKSTLSYVLAGRPGYDVTEGKATLDGTDLLELAPHERAAAGLFLGFQYPVEIPGVSNLQFLREALNAQRKARGEAPLSGGEFLKVARAQADGLGLSMDMLKRPVNVGFSGGEKKRNEMVQMGIIDPKLAILDETDSGLDIDALRVIGDGINRIMRKPDKAVLLITHYQRLLDYVRPDFVHVLAGGRIVRSGGPELAHELEREGYGAIAA, from the coding sequence ATGCTCAAAATTGAAAACCTCCACGCCGAAGTTGACGGCAAGGCGATCCTCAAGGGGCTGTCGCTCAGCCTGAATCCGGGCGAGATCCATGCGATCATGGGGCCGAACGGCGCGGGCAAGTCCACGCTGTCTTATGTGCTGGCCGGGCGGCCGGGTTATGACGTGACCGAGGGCAAGGCGACGCTCGACGGCACCGATCTGCTGGAACTCGCGCCGCATGAGCGTGCGGCCGCTGGCTTGTTCCTGGGCTTTCAATATCCGGTCGAGATTCCGGGCGTGTCCAACCTGCAGTTCCTGCGCGAGGCGCTGAATGCGCAGCGCAAAGCCCGCGGTGAGGCCCCGCTTTCGGGCGGCGAATTCCTGAAGGTCGCGCGCGCGCAGGCCGATGGGCTGGGCCTGAGCATGGATATGCTCAAGCGCCCGGTGAATGTCGGCTTTTCGGGTGGCGAGAAGAAGCGCAACGAAATGGTGCAGATGGGGATCATCGATCCCAAGCTCGCCATCCTCGACGAAACCGACAGCGGTCTTGATATCGATGCGCTGCGTGTGATCGGCGATGGCATCAACCGGATCATGCGCAAGCCCGACAAGGCGGTGCTGCTGATCACGCACTATCAGCGGTTGCTCGATTATGTCCGGCCCGATTTCGTCCATGTGCTGGCCGGCGGGCGGATCGTCCGTTCGGGCGGCCCCGAACTCGCGCACGAACTGGAGCGCGAAGGCTATGGGGCGATCGCGGCGTGA
- a CDS encoding SUF system Fe-S cluster assembly protein, producing MNEDTKIRTEEVSAVPPAPRARVDDAVDDAPAPRSRDYLDGFLTQTPVAAGAGEPGGDLYEAVIAALKEIFDPEIPVNIYDLGLIYGVDIDADGHALVTMTLTTPHCPVAESMPSEVELRVGSVPGVGVAEVNLVWDPPWDPQKMSDEAKLELGML from the coding sequence ATGAACGAAGACACCAAGATCCGGACCGAAGAGGTCAGCGCCGTACCGCCGGCACCGCGCGCCCGCGTCGATGATGCGGTGGACGATGCGCCTGCGCCGCGTTCGCGCGATTATCTCGATGGGTTCCTGACGCAGACGCCGGTGGCGGCGGGTGCGGGCGAGCCGGGTGGCGACCTGTATGAAGCGGTGATCGCCGCCCTTAAGGAAATCTTCGATCCGGAAATTCCGGTGAACATCTATGATCTTGGGCTGATCTACGGGGTCGATATCGATGCCGATGGCCATGCGCTTGTCACCATGACCTTGACGACGCCGCATTGTCCGGTCGCGGAATCGATGCCCAGCGAAGTGGAACTGCGCGTCGGATCGGTGCCCGGCGTTGGCGTCGCCGAAGTGAACCTCGTCTGGGATCCGCCATGGGATCCGCAGAAGATGTCGGACGAAGCCAAGCTCGAACTGGGGATGCTATAA
- a CDS encoding cysteine desulfurase codes for MADHLADFPAIADGWAYLDTAATAQKPKAVLDAIAQVYGRDYATVHRGVYARSADMTIAFEAGRARVARFIGARSADEVVFVRGATEAINLVAQSWGGTHLKAGDRILLSTLEHHSNIVPWQLLRDRIGIEIDVAPLTDDGVIDLDAVEAMLTPAHKLVALAHVSNVLGSVLDVRRAVALAHAVGAKILLDGCQAVPRLGVDVAALDCDFYVFSGHKLYGPTGIGVLWAKADILDSMPPWQGGGAMIDRVSFARTTYAPAPARFEAGTPHIEGVIGLHAAIDYVDAIGIDAIHAHEVSLVRSARAALSGINSVRLFGPEDAAGIVSFAIEGVHPHDIGTILDEAGVAIRAGHHCAQPLMEHLGVPATARASFGIYNRQADVDALARGIERVTRIFG; via the coding sequence ATGGCCGATCATCTGGCCGATTTCCCGGCGATTGCCGATGGCTGGGCGTATCTCGATACCGCCGCCACCGCGCAGAAGCCCAAGGCCGTGCTCGATGCGATCGCGCAGGTGTATGGCCGCGATTATGCGACGGTGCATCGCGGGGTTTATGCCCGTTCCGCCGACATGACGATCGCGTTCGAGGCGGGCCGGGCGCGGGTGGCGCGTTTCATCGGTGCGCGATCGGCTGACGAAGTGGTGTTCGTGCGCGGCGCGACCGAGGCGATCAATCTGGTCGCGCAAAGCTGGGGCGGCACGCATCTCAAGGCGGGCGACCGCATTTTGCTGTCCACCCTGGAACATCATTCGAACATCGTGCCGTGGCAGTTGCTGCGCGATCGGATCGGTATCGAAATCGACGTCGCGCCGCTGACCGACGATGGCGTGATCGATCTGGACGCGGTGGAAGCGATGCTGACCCCGGCGCACAAATTGGTGGCGCTGGCGCATGTCTCCAACGTGCTGGGATCGGTGCTGGATGTCCGCCGCGCGGTGGCGCTGGCCCATGCGGTGGGCGCGAAGATCCTGCTCGACGGGTGCCAGGCGGTGCCGCGTCTGGGTGTGGACGTGGCCGCGCTCGATTGCGATTTCTACGTCTTTTCCGGGCATAAGCTGTACGGGCCGACGGGCATCGGGGTGCTGTGGGCCAAGGCCGATATCCTCGATTCCATGCCGCCATGGCAGGGCGGGGGCGCGATGATCGATCGGGTGAGTTTTGCCCGCACGACTTACGCGCCCGCACCGGCGCGGTTCGAGGCGGGCACGCCGCATATCGAAGGCGTGATCGGGCTGCATGCGGCGATCGATTATGTCGATGCGATCGGGATCGATGCGATCCATGCGCATGAAGTTTCGCTGGTGCGGTCTGCCCGCGCGGCGCTGTCGGGCATCAACAGCGTGCGGCTGTTCGGCCCCGAAGATGCGGCCGGGATTGTCAGTTTCGCGATCGAGGGGGTGCATCCCCACGATATCGGCACCATATTGGACGAAGCTGGTGTGGCGATCCGCGCCGGGCACCATTGCGCGCAACCGCTGATGGAGCATCTGGGCGTGCCGGCGACGGCGCGGGCGAGCTTCGGCATCTACAACCGCCAGGCCGATGTGGATGCGCTGGCGCGGGGGATTGAACGGGTGACGAGAATATTCGGATGA
- a CDS encoding HesB/IscA family protein, protein MSTATRVRPAALILTPSAEQRIADLMARAPEGSVGVKLSTPRRGCSGLAYSVDYVTQADPFDEKIVTPGGDFYVDGGSILYLIGSVMDWVEDDFTAGFVFQNPNAKGACGCGESFTV, encoded by the coding sequence ATGTCGACCGCGACCCGCGTCCGCCCCGCAGCCCTCATCCTCACGCCATCCGCCGAACAGCGGATTGCCGACCTGATGGCGCGCGCACCCGAAGGATCGGTCGGCGTCAAGCTGTCGACCCCACGGCGGGGCTGTTCGGGGCTGGCTTATTCGGTCGATTATGTCACGCAAGCCGATCCGTTCGATGAAAAGATCGTCACCCCCGGCGGTGATTTCTACGTCGATGGCGGATCGATCCTGTACCTCATCGGATCGGTGATGGACTGGGTGGAGGATGATTTCACCGCCGGCTTCGTGTTCCAGAACCCCAACGCCAAGGGCGCGTGCGGCTGCGGCGAAAGCTTCACCGTCTGA